In one Solirubrobacterales bacterium genomic region, the following are encoded:
- a CDS encoding HDIG domain-containing protein, protein MTTIAELLPDTEVDGVFACTKKQKQTARNGSPYLMVELRDASGKIGARAFKDASFLDAQFDRGDIVHVAGRVESFQDQRQINLRAIRRAEPGEAGDPSDFLPSAYRDVDELEGFFEHLITEVHHPGYAKLLNTMLADRELRDALRTAPCTIGGHHAYLGGLLEHTVAVATLAKETWDLHRRLDSDLLITAALLHDIGKTREFVYGAEITQSEGGRLLGHLELGVQLIREYSIKSGGLDRSSELKLLSCVLSHHGPAGGASTFANAEALALYRINALDAGIKGYLE, encoded by the coding sequence GTGACCACGATCGCCGAGTTGCTCCCGGACACCGAAGTTGATGGCGTCTTCGCCTGCACCAAAAAACAGAAACAGACGGCCCGCAACGGCTCGCCGTATCTGATGGTCGAACTTCGCGACGCCTCGGGGAAGATCGGCGCTCGCGCCTTCAAAGACGCGAGCTTCCTGGACGCCCAGTTCGATCGCGGAGACATCGTCCACGTGGCCGGCCGCGTCGAGTCCTTTCAGGATCAGCGCCAGATCAACTTGCGCGCAATCCGCCGCGCCGAGCCGGGCGAGGCCGGAGACCCGTCCGACTTTCTCCCCAGCGCATACCGCGACGTCGACGAGCTCGAGGGCTTCTTTGAGCACCTGATCACCGAGGTCCATCACCCCGGCTACGCGAAGTTGCTGAACACAATGCTCGCGGACCGCGAACTGCGCGATGCGCTGCGCACGGCGCCCTGCACGATCGGCGGTCACCACGCCTACCTCGGCGGCCTGCTCGAGCACACTGTTGCCGTCGCGACGCTTGCCAAGGAGACTTGGGATCTGCACCGCCGGCTCGACAGCGACCTGCTGATCACCGCGGCGCTGCTGCACGACATCGGCAAGACCCGCGAGTTCGTCTACGGCGCCGAGATCACGCAGAGCGAGGGCGGCAGGCTGCTCGGCCACCTCGAGCTCGGCGTGCAGCTCATCCGCGAGTACTCGATCAAGTCCGGTGGGCTCGATCGGTCCAGCGAACTAAAACTTTTGAGCTGCGTCCTGAGTCACCACGGTCCGGCCGGGGGCGCCTCGACATTCGCCAACGCAGAAGCATTGGCGCTCTACAGAATCAACGCACTGGATGCAGGAATCAAGGGGTATCTCGAATGA
- a CDS encoding PAC2 family protein has product MREGAAESIVWSDADTPRGPILVVSFQGWNDAGNAASAAVSYLGQTGERRKIAEIDPEHFFDFQSHRPQISVIDGDVRFVEWPRNVFYQAEVGGLEGGVLLLEGEEPSMHWQTFCDAIITVAQECEVTTVVMLGSLLADVPHTRSSAINAISPEEEMTHGLGFRTANYEGPTGITGVLQHHCAKAGLKTVSLWASVPHYVAATPNPPAALALVRAFEGITGALVDAAELESAADRFKEQVSAAVAQDDEISGYVKTLEENADADADDESTNPIPSGDAIAKEIQRYLRTQEGSS; this is encoded by the coding sequence ATGAGAGAGGGCGCAGCCGAAAGCATCGTCTGGTCCGACGCGGACACGCCGCGAGGACCGATACTGGTCGTCAGCTTCCAGGGCTGGAACGACGCAGGTAACGCCGCGAGCGCAGCCGTCAGCTACCTCGGCCAGACCGGCGAGCGCCGCAAGATCGCCGAGATCGACCCGGAGCACTTCTTCGACTTTCAGTCCCATCGGCCGCAGATCAGCGTTATTGACGGTGACGTGCGCTTCGTCGAGTGGCCGCGCAATGTTTTCTACCAGGCAGAGGTCGGTGGCCTTGAAGGCGGCGTGCTTTTGCTTGAAGGCGAAGAGCCGTCGATGCACTGGCAGACCTTTTGCGACGCGATCATCACCGTCGCCCAGGAGTGCGAGGTCACGACCGTCGTGATGCTGGGCTCGCTGCTGGCGGATGTGCCGCACACGCGCTCGTCTGCGATCAACGCGATCTCACCCGAAGAAGAGATGACCCACGGGCTGGGATTCCGCACTGCCAACTACGAAGGGCCGACCGGGATCACTGGTGTGCTCCAGCACCACTGCGCCAAAGCCGGCCTGAAGACCGTGAGTCTCTGGGCCTCGGTGCCGCACTACGTTGCCGCGACGCCGAACCCGCCTGCAGCGCTCGCGCTCGTCCGCGCGTTCGAAGGCATCACCGGCGCGCTCGTTGATGCGGCAGAACTCGAGTCGGCAGCCGACCGCTTCAAAGAGCAGGTCTCCGCGGCCGTCGCGCAGGACGATGAGATCTCTGGATACGTCAAGACGCTTGAAGAGAACGCCGATGCGGATGCGGATGACGAGTCCACGAACCCGATCCCCTCAGGCGACGCGATCGCCAAAGAGATCCAGCGGTACCTGCGCACCCAAGAGGGCAGTAGCTAG